The following proteins are encoded in a genomic region of Schistocerca serialis cubense isolate TAMUIC-IGC-003099 chromosome 9, iqSchSeri2.2, whole genome shotgun sequence:
- the LOC126419528 gene encoding pupal cuticle protein Edg-91-like has protein sequence MALVFLLSVLAQHACAGGMGQDDEDDATTGPRRGRTFGLLGNALFGEGLLGGAGGGGGGLFGSGRPGLFGGILEGLFGGGGVRPLPILLLGSGGWLSPFRRPYRPSPAVPYYPRPYGFQGYLDDDGDYYYRGGREADHLVPEFH, from the exons ATGGCGCTGGTGTTCCTGCTGTCCGTCCTGGCCCAGCACGCATGCGCGGGAGGGATGGGTCAGGATGACGAAGACGACGCAACGACAGGGCCGCGCAGGGGACGGACTTTCGGCCTCCTGGGGAACGCCCTGTTCGGCGAGGGACTGCTTGGAGGCGCAGGCGGCGGGGGAGGAGGGCTCTTCGGGAGCGGCAGACCCGGTCTCTTCGGTGGCATCCTAGAGGGGCTCTTCGGCGGCGGTG GTGTGAGACCGCTGCCGATCCTTCTTCTAGGGTCCGGAGGGTGGCTGTCGCCCTTTCGCAGGCCCTACCGGCCATCTCCGGCGGTGCCCTACTACCCCAGGCCCTACGGCTTCCAAGGGTACCTCGACGACGACGGCGATTATTACTACCGCGGCGGAAGGGAAGCTGACCACTTAGTGCCTGAGTTCCACTAG